One Alligator mississippiensis isolate rAllMis1 chromosome 1, rAllMis1, whole genome shotgun sequence genomic window carries:
- the RPS11 gene encoding small ribosomal subunit protein uS17: MADTQTERAYQKQPTIFQNKKRVLLGEGGKEKLPRYYRNIGLGFKTPKEAIEGTYIDKKCPFTGNVSIRGRILSGVVTKMKMQRTIVIRRDYLHYIRKYNRFEKRHKNMSVHLSPCFRDVQIGDIVTVGECRPLSKTVRFNVLKVTKAAGTKKQFQKF; encoded by the exons ATGGCGGACACGCAG ACGGAGCGGGCCTACCAGAAGCAGCCCACCATCTTCCAGAACAAGAAGCGCGTGCTGCTGGGCGAGGGCGGCAAGGAGAAGCTACCCCGCTACTACCGCAACATCGGCCTCGGCTTCAAGACCCCCAAGGag GCCATCGAGGGCACCTACATCGACAAGAAATGCCCCTTCACCGGGAACGTCTCCATCCGCGGGCGCATCCTGTCCG GTGTGGTCACCAAGATGAAGATGCAGCGCACCATCGTCATCCGCAGGGATTACTTGCATTACATCCGCAAGTACAACCGGTTTGAGAAGCGGCACAAGAACATGTCCGTGCACCTGTCCCCCTGCTTCAG AGATGTCCAAATTGGAGACATTGTGACTGTGGGGGAGTGCCGTCCGCTCAGTAAGACTGTCCGATTCAACGTTCTCAAAGTCACAAAGGCGGCTGGCACCAAGAAGCAGTTTCAGAAATTTTAA
- the LOC102562998 gene encoding olfactory receptor 52P1, with protein sequence MAAANLSLSNPTTFLLLGIPGLEEAHSWISVPVCLMYVVIILGNCTILLVIATEPALHRPMCYFLCMLAAIDLAASSSALPKMLGIFWLQAGEIHVSACLAQMFFIHALSMMESAVLLAMALDRYVAICFPLRYNSIFTGPLVAKMGLAAMVRGTLLMTPCPFLIKRLSFCRGNAIPHTYCEHMAVVKLACGDTTINRVYGLSVALIVIGGDLLLIGLSYSLIIHAVLCLTSREARHKALGTCSSHVCVILISYIPALFSFFTHRFGHNVPPHIHIILANLYLLFPPMLNPIVYGVRTREIRERKCKVLHLGKSNAQHIQAWRHRTDQHHE encoded by the exons ATGGCTGCAGCCAACCTGAGCCTCTCAaaccccaccaccttcctgctgctgggcatCCCTGGCTTGGAAGAAGCTCACAGCTGGATTTCGGTGCCGGTGTGCTTGATGTATGTGGTAATCATCCTAGGGAACTGCACTATCCTCCTGGTGATTGCCACCGAGCCAGCCCTGCATAGGCCCATGTGCTATTTCCTCTGCATGCTGGCAGCCATTGAcctggctgcctcctcctccGCCCTGCCAAAAATGCTCGGCATCTTCTGGTTGCAGGCTGGGGAGATCCATGTCAGCGCCTGCTTGGCCCAGATGTTCTTCATTCACGCCCTCTCCATGATGGAGTCAGCCGTGCTCCTGGCCATGGCCCTGGATCGCTACGTGGCCATCTGCTTCCCGCTGAGGTACAACTCCATCTTCACCGGTCCCCTCGTTGCCAAGATGGGCCTAGCAGCCATGGTCAGGGGGACCCTGCTCatgaccccctgcccctttttgATCAAGAGGCTGTCTTTCTGCAGAGGTAATGCCATCCCACACACCTACTGCGAGCACATGGCGGTGGTGAAGCTGGCCTGCGGGGACACCACCATTAACCGTGTCTACGGGCTGAGCGTGGCCTTGATCGTCATCGGCGGGGACCTGCTGCTCATCGGCCTGTCCTATTCCCTCATCATCCACGCCGTGCTGTGCCTGACCTCCCGCGAAGCCCGGCACAAGGCCCTGGGGACCTGCAGCTCCCATGTCTGTGTTATCCTCATCTCCTACATCCCCGCGCTCTTCTCCTTCTTCACGCACCGCTTTGGCCACAACGTGCCCCCTCATATCCACATCATCTTGGCCAACCTCTACCTCCTATTTCCCCCCATGTTAAACCCCATCGTGTATGGGGTAAGGACGAGGGAGATCCGGGAACGG aaatgtaaagtgctgcacctgggcaagaGCAACGCCCAACACATACAAGCTTGGCGGCACCGAACTGACCAGcatcatgaatga
- the LOC102562766 gene encoding small ribosomal subunit protein uS17-like → MPEAAHHLPEQEAHASQMGKETLPCYYHSIDLGFKTHQREKYPFTGNGSICGRILSGAVTEMNMQRTIVIHRDYLHYIRKYNRFEKRHKNMSVHLSPCFRAVQIGDIVTVGECQTHQPGY, encoded by the exons ATGCCAGAAGCAGCCCACCACCTTCCAGAACAAGAAGCACATGCTTCTCAAATGGGCAAGGAGACTCTCCCCTGCTACTACCACAGCATCGACCTGGGCTTCAAAACCCACCAAAGAG AAAAATACCCTTTCACTGGTAATGGGTCTATTTGTGGTCGCATCCTGTCAG GTGCAGTTACTGAGATGAATATGCAGCGTACCATTGTCATCCACAGGGATTACTTGCATTACATCCGCAAGTACAACCGTTTTGAGAAGCGCCACAAGAACATGTCTGTGCACCTGTCCCCCTGCTTCAG AGCTGTCCAAATTGGGGATATTGTGACCGTTGGAGAATGTCAAACTCATCAGCCAGGTTACTGA